From the genome of Mixophyes fleayi isolate aMixFle1 chromosome 2, aMixFle1.hap1, whole genome shotgun sequence, one region includes:
- the LOC142140545 gene encoding cystatin-B-like, translated as MPVVGGLGDVQPADGEVQSICDQMKKQLEEKTGRSFNIFNAVEYKTQTVAGTNYFIKVFVGSEQYIHLRVYQPLPSADQEMSLTDVQLDKTKADEIKYF; from the exons ATGCCTGTAGTTGGGGGTCTCGGAGATGTTCAGCCCGCGGACGGTGAAGTACAATCTATATGTGACCAG ATGAAAAAGCAGTTGGAGGAGAAGACTGGGAGATCCTTCAACATTTTTAATGCTGTTGAATACAAGACTCAAACTGTTGCTGGGACAAATTACTTCATTAAG GTCTTTGTAGGAAGTGAGCAGTACATACATCTGCGCGTCTATCAACCGCTCCCCAGCGCTGATCAGGAGATGAGCCTCACGGACGTCCAGCTGGACAAAACCAAAGCTGATGAGATCAAATACTTCTAG
- the LOC142140544 gene encoding cystatin-B-like — protein MPVVGGLGDVQPADSAVQSICDQMKKQVEEKTGRSFSIFNAVEYKTQTVAGTNYFIKVCVGSEQYIHLRVYQPLPSADQEMSLTDVQLDKTKDDEIKYF, from the exons ATGCCTGTAGTTGGGGGTCTCGGAGATGTTCAGCCCGCGGACAGTGCAGTACAATCTATATGTGACCAG ATGAAAAAGCAGGTGGAGGAGAAGACTGGGAGATCCTTCAGCATTTTTAATGCTGTTGAATACAAGACTCAAACTGTTGCTGGGACAAATTACTTCATTAAG GTCTGTGTAGGAAGTGAGCAGTACATACATCTGCGCGTCTATCAACCGCTCCCCAGCGCTGATCAGGAGATGAGCCTCACGGACGTCCAGCTGGACAAAACCAAAGATGATGAGATCAAATACTTCTAG
- the LOC142140546 gene encoding cystatin-B-like, giving the protein MSMVGGLGDVQPADSEVQSICDQMKKQVEEKTGRSFSIFNAVEYKTQTVAGTNYFIKVFVGSEQYIHLCVYQPLPSADQEMSLTDVQLDKTKDDEIKYF; this is encoded by the exons ATGTCTATGGTCGGGGGTCTCGGAGATGTTCAGCCCGCGGACAGTGAAGTACAATCTATATGTGACCAG ATGAAAAAGCAGGTGGAGGAGAAGACTGGGAGATCCTTCAGCATTTTTAATGCTGTTGAATACAAGACTCAAACTGTTGCTGGGACAAATTACTTCATTAAG GTCTTTGTAGGAAGTGAGCAGTACATACATCTGTGCGTCTATCAACCGCTCCCCAGCGCTGATCAGGAGATGAGCCTCACGGACGTCCAGCTGGACAAAACCAAAGATGATGAGATCAAATACTTCTAG